The following proteins are encoded in a genomic region of Porphyrobacter sp. CACIAM 03H1:
- a CDS encoding TIGR04063 family PEP-CTERM/XrtA system glycosyltransferase, translating into MTRVLHVLDHSLPLHSGYTFRTRAILKAQEGHGLEVRGITGQRHNLEAAVTGAREKADGLVFHRTPGTPSGPPALRELGEIEALASAIIAMADEWRPDIIHAHSPALCGAAAERAARALGVPFVYEIRAFWEDAAVGNLSGTEGNLKYRLTRALETRVARSADALFTICHGLKDDLAARGIPADRIRVMPNGVDLTLFGDPPPRDAALAAELGIGPQAPVIGYIGSFYAYEGVDDLIAAMPLLRRTHPDARLLLVGAGPMDAAWRAAAAALPEPEAVIFAGRVPHSAVERYYSLVDVLAYPRKAQRLTDLVTPLKPLEAMAQRRLVAASSVGGHRELIADGITGTLFAPDDPAACAAALARLLEARGAWEAIKDRALAHVRERHDWALNARDYLSVYHLLLAGADSGGATRLAASTG; encoded by the coding sequence ATGACCCGCGTTCTTCATGTCCTCGACCACTCGTTGCCGCTCCACAGCGGCTACACCTTCCGCACCCGGGCGATCCTGAAGGCGCAAGAAGGCCACGGGCTGGAGGTGCGCGGGATCACCGGGCAGCGGCACAATCTCGAGGCGGCGGTGACGGGCGCGCGGGAGAAAGCCGACGGGCTGGTCTTCCACCGCACGCCCGGCACGCCCTCCGGCCCGCCGGCCCTGCGCGAACTCGGCGAGATCGAGGCGCTGGCCTCGGCGATCATCGCCATGGCCGACGAATGGCGGCCCGACATCATCCACGCCCATTCGCCCGCCCTGTGCGGCGCCGCCGCCGAGCGGGCCGCGCGGGCGCTCGGGGTGCCCTTCGTCTACGAGATCCGCGCCTTCTGGGAGGATGCCGCGGTCGGCAACCTGTCGGGCACCGAGGGCAATCTCAAGTATCGCCTGACCCGCGCGCTCGAGACCCGCGTGGCGCGCAGCGCCGATGCGCTGTTCACGATCTGCCACGGATTGAAGGACGATCTCGCCGCGCGCGGCATCCCTGCCGATCGCATCCGCGTCATGCCCAATGGCGTCGACCTGACCCTGTTCGGCGACCCGCCGCCGCGCGATGCGGCGCTGGCGGCGGAACTGGGCATCGGCCCGCAAGCACCGGTGATCGGTTATATCGGCAGCTTCTACGCCTACGAGGGCGTCGACGACCTCATCGCCGCCATGCCGTTGCTGCGCCGTACGCATCCCGATGCGCGCTTGTTGCTGGTCGGTGCGGGGCCGATGGACGCCGCCTGGCGCGCCGCGGCAGCCGCCTTGCCGGAGCCGGAAGCGGTGATCTTCGCCGGCCGCGTGCCGCACAGCGCGGTCGAACGCTACTACTCGCTGGTCGACGTGCTCGCCTATCCGAGAAAGGCCCAGCGCCTGACCGACCTCGTCACGCCGCTGAAGCCGCTCGAGGCGATGGCCCAGCGGCGCCTCGTCGCCGCCTCCAGCGTCGGCGGGCACCGTGAACTGATCGCGGACGGGATCACCGGCACGCTCTTCGCGCCCGACGATCCGGCGGCCTGCGCCGCCGCGCTCGCGCGGCTTCTGGAGGCCCGTGGCGCGTGGGAGGCAATCAAGGACCGCGCGCTCGCCCATGTGCGAGAGCGCCACGACTGGGCGCTGAATGCGCGCGATTATCTCTCTGTTTACCATCTGTTGCTAGCCGGAGCCGACAGCGGCGGCGCGACGCGGCTCGCCGCCAGCACGGGGTGA